A DNA window from Aspergillus nidulans FGSC A4 chromosome V contains the following coding sequences:
- a CDS encoding FAD-dependent oxidoreductase (transcript_id=CADANIAT00003472) produces the protein MLGLSTGLALLTSFISLFPINGDCSCRCMPGDACWPDRATWSRFNQSIDGRLIATVPLGTPCHGSTYNEAVCDALRAEWTLPELHYGTSSSIMAPFFANSSCDPFHPVDKPCTLDNYIVYAVNVSKPEHISKAIQFTTKYNIRTVIRNTGHDYNGKSTGAGALGIWTHHLKDIEVKDWKDSNYKGKAIKLGAGVQGLEAYEATDAQGLEVVGGECPTVGIAGGYTQGGGHSALASVHGLAADQVLQWEVIDGKGRFITATRDNEYSDLFWALSGGGGGTYGVVWSMTSKAHPGTPVSGLNLTFTNAGISQDTFYDAVGLYHATLPSLVDAGTMSIWYFTNTSFSLTPLTGPNIPVAKLKQLLQPFTDGLTDLGITYNLYAEQFPSYLAQFNGMQAAIEVGIAQYGGWLIPRSVVIENNAALTDGYRHITESGATFIGVGLNVSKAVSGDVHNAVLPAWRDALIDTTLTTPWEWNADEEMLAQQRKMTEDYIPTLMALAPDSGAYMNEGDFRQPNWKEAFYGSNYDTLRKVKAKYDPNDVFYASKAVGSDEWTISGNGRLCRA, from the exons ATGTTGGGACTTTCCACGGGACTCGCCCTCCTAACCAGCTTTATTTCCCTTTTTCCCATCAATGGCGACTGCTCCTGTCGCTGCATGCCAGGCGACGCCTGCTGGCCTGATCGCGCCACATGGTCGCGCTTCAACCAGTCTATTGACGGTCGATTGATTGCAACCGTGCCGTTGGGGACTCCCTGCCACGGCTCTACCTACAACGAGGCCGTATGTGATGCGCTCCGCGCAGAATGGACACTCCCAGAGCTCCA TTATGGAACCTCTTCCTCGATCATGGCTCCGTTCTTCGCCAACAGTTCCTGCGATCCCTTTCATCCCGTTGATAAGCCTTGCACACTAGACAACTATATCGTTTACGCAGTCAATGTCAGCAAGCCCGAACATATCTCCAAGGCGATTCAGTTCACAACGAAGTACAACATTCGCACTGTAATTCGAAACACTGGCCATGACTACAATGGCAAGTCGACCGGTGCCGGGGCCCTAGGAATCTGGACGCACCACCTGAAAGATATCGAGGTCAAGGACTGGAAAGACTCGAATTACAAAGGAAAGGCGATCAAGCTAGGTGCGGGCGTACAAGGTCTTGAAGCATATGAAGCAACCGATGCTCAGGGCCTCGAGGTTGTGGGTGGTGAGTGTCCAACGGTTGGTATTGCCGGCGGATATACACAAGGAGGAGGACATTCGGCGTTGGCTTCTGTGCATGGCCTGGCCGCCGACCAGGTGCTCCAATGGGAGGTGATTGATGGAAAGGGCAGATTTATCACTGCCACAAGAGATAACGAGTACTCCGATCTTTTCTGGGCGCTgagtggaggaggcggtggcACGTATGGCGTAGTCTGGTCAATGACGTCTAAGGCACATCCAGGCACACCTGTTTCTGGACTGAACTTGACATTCACCAATGCAGGCATCTCACAGGATACATTCTACGATGCCGTTGGTCTCTATCATGCCACACTTCCATCTCTAGTCGATGCAGGGACCATGAGTATCTGGTATTTCACCAATACCAGTTTCTCTCTCACCCCCTTGACTGGGCCCAATATCCCCGTCGCCAAACTGAaacagctgctgcagcctttCACCGACGGCCTTACTGATCTCGGCATTACCTACAACCTCTATGCAGAGCAGTTTCCCAGCTATCTGGCCCAGTTCAACGGAATGCAGGCTGCCATCGAGGTCGGCATCGCCCAGTACGGAGGTTGGCTGATCCCACGGTCCGTGGTCATTGAGAACAACGCAGCCCTCACTGACGGCTATCGCCACATCACCGAGTCCGGAGCCACTTTCATTGGCGTCGGCCTCAACGTCTCCAAGGCAGTCTCCGGAGACGTTCACAACGCGGTCCTCCCCGCCTGGCGAGACGCCTTGATTGACACGACCCTTACAACACCGTGGGAGTGGAACGCCGATGAGGAGATGCTCGCTCAGCAGCGCAAGATGACCGAGGACTATATTCCGACATTGATGGCGCTGGCACCGGATTCAGGGGCGTACATGAATGAGGGCGATTTCCGCCAGCCGAACTGGAAGGAAGCATTCTATGGATCAAATTACGATACCCTGCGGAAAGTCAAGGCCAAGTACGACCCGAATGATGTTTTTTATGCCTCTAAGGCGGTTGGCTCGGATGAGTGGACTATAAGCGGCAATGGGCGGTTGTGCAGAGCGTGA
- a CDS encoding YoaK family protein (transcript_id=CADANIAT00003473): MPHMFPAEETSPLLNPNPEARGSFNPRKSSYLQRLKRHLATEITPHGTDLVLLVCYLITGLLDSSAVFIWGSFVSMQTGNTVYLGLGLSGLDDSGKSQRWLKALISISSFCIGSLFFAALARIFRSSRERGALMLSFVLQMGCVAVAAGIVSFKTQPHAKTDRLGWWNSVPLALVAFQSAGQAVTSRVVGFSGLTSVVLTSVYCDLFSYLGGAGRGKMADELRRLGAVGGLMLGISLGGLWAKSEVGLMGALWTAVVLKGGIAVAWWCWKAEEGGLIVE, encoded by the coding sequence ATGCCGCATATGTTCCCTGCAGAAGAAACGTctcccctcctcaaccccaatCCTGAAGCCAGGGGCAGTTTCAACCCTAGAAAATCTTCATATCTTCAACGTCTTAAGCGCCATCTCGCCACCGAAATCACCCCCCACGGCACAgacctcgtcctcctcgtgTGCTACCTGATAACTGGTCTCCTTGACAGCTCCGCGGTTTTTATCTGGGGCTCCTTTGTGAGCATGCAAACCGGCAACACCGTGTACCTGGGTCTGGGACTGTCCGGACTAGACGACAGCGGGAAAAGCCAACGGTGGCTGAAAGCACTCATTTCGATATCCAGTTTCTGCATTGGCAGTCTATTTTTCGCGGCCTTGGCGCGGATATTCCGCAGTTCAAGGGAAAGGGGTGCTTTGATGCTTAGTTTCGTACTTCAAATGGGCtgtgttgctgttgcagcagGGATTGTTAGTTTCAAAACACAACCACATGCTAAGACAGATAGACTAGGCTGGTGGAATAGTGTGCCGCTGGCCCTGGTTGCGTTTCAGAGTGCGGGTCAGGCAGTTACGAGTCGGGTTGTTGGGTTTAGCGGGTTGACGAGCGTGGTGCTGACCAGTGTGTACTGTGATCTGTTTTCGTACTTGGGGGGAGCGGGGCGCGGGAAGATGGCGGATGAGTTGAGGCGGCTCGGGGCCGTGGGTGGACTGATGCTGGGGATCTCGCTAGGCGGACTATGGGCGAAGAGTGAAGTTGGGTTAATGGGGGCGCTGTGGACGGCTGTGGTGCTCAAGGGGGGTATTGCGGTCGCTTGGTGGTGTTggaaggcggaggaaggggGGCTGATAGTAGAGTAA